The genomic DNA GGCGATGAGGGCGCCGAGCGTTTCCGGAGAAACGTAGTCCATCATGATGGAGTTGGTCGGCTTGTTGCCTTCGAACACCTTGTGCGGGGCGAGGAATGCAATTTCTTCTTCGCTCTTGCCATCCTTGCGGAGTTCTTCCTGAGCCTGGGCGAGGGTCTTGCCGTTCATCAAAGCTTCCGGCTGTGCAAAGAAGTTGGAAAGGAGCTTCTGGTGATGGTCGCCGACCTTGTTGTGGCTGTTTGCCGGGGCGATGAAGTCGCAAGGAATCATCTTGGTGCCCTGGTGGATCAGCTGGTAGAAGGCGTGCTGGCCATTCGTACCCGGTTCGCCCCAGAGGATCGGACCCGTCTGGTAGTTCACGCGCTTGGAATCGCGGTCAACGGTCTTGCCGTTGGATTCCATGTCGGCCTGCTGGAAGTAGGCGGCGAGGCGGTGCAGGTACTGGTCGTACGGGAGCATGGCGTAGCTGGAAGCGCCGAAGAAGTTGTTGTACCACACGCCGATGAGGGCGAGGATAACAGGCAAGTTCTTGTCGACCGGAGCGGTCTTGAAATGCTGATCCATTTCGTAAGCGCCCTGGTGGAGCTTCATGTAGTTGTCGAAACCGATGCGGAGAGCAATGGAAAGACCGATGGCAGACCACAGGGAGTAACGGCCGCCCACCCAGTTCCAGAATTCGAACATGTTAGCAGTGTCGATACCGAAGGCAGAAACGGCTTCGGTGTTGGTGGAAAGTGCCACGAAGTGTTTGGCAATGGACTTTTCGTCGCCATTGAAAGCCTTGAGAACTGCAGCCTTAGCAGTTTCGGCGTTCGTCATGGTTTCAAGAGTGGTGAAGGTCTTGGAAGCAACGATGAAGAGCGTTTCTTCGATGTTCACCTTCTTGAGGGTTTCGGCCATGTGGGTGCCGTCGATGTTAGAAACAAAGTAGACTTCCGGAGAGTATTCGCCAGCAGCCGGCTTTTCTGCATACGGCTTGAGGGCTTCAGTCACCATCACCGGACCGAGGTCGGAACCGCCGATACCGATGTTCACAACGTACTTGATGGACTTGCCGGTGTGGCCCTTCCACTTGCCGGTACGCACGAGCTTCGTGAATTCTTCCATGTGCTTGAGCACGGCGCGAACTTCGGGCATCACGTCCTTGCCATCGACGCAAATCGGATCGTTACCCTTGTAGCGGAGTGCAGTGTGGAGCACGGCGCGCTTTTCGGTGGTGTTAATCTTTTCGCCAGCGAAGTACTTGGCGCGCATGTCT from Fibrobacter succinogenes includes the following:
- the pgi gene encoding glucose-6-phosphate isomerase; translated protein: MSKLTDSKEWKALEAHAEVAKTWQMKELFAKDPTRADKFSVEACGLFLDYSKNIITDETMAKLQDLLKSAGFEDMRAKYFAGEKINTTEKRAVLHTALRYKGNDPICVDGKDVMPEVRAVLKHMEEFTKLVRTGKWKGHTGKSIKYVVNIGIGGSDLGPVMVTEALKPYAEKPAAGEYSPEVYFVSNIDGTHMAETLKKVNIEETLFIVASKTFTTLETMTNAETAKAAVLKAFNGDEKSIAKHFVALSTNTEAVSAFGIDTANMFEFWNWVGGRYSLWSAIGLSIALRIGFDNYMKLHQGAYEMDQHFKTAPVDKNLPVILALIGVWYNNFFGASSYAMLPYDQYLHRLAAYFQQADMESNGKTVDRDSKRVNYQTGPILWGEPGTNGQHAFYQLIHQGTKMIPCDFIAPANSHNKVGDHHQKLLSNFFAQPEALMNGKTLAQAQEELRKDGKSEEEIAFLAPHKVFEGNKPTNSIMMDYVSPETLGALIA